In Pelosinus sp. UFO1, one genomic interval encodes:
- the upp gene encoding uracil phosphoribosyltransferase: MNVKVIDHPLIQHKLSLIRNIHTGTKEFRELLEEISMLMAFEITRDLPLEDVEIETPVAKCTCKMLSGKKLGIVPILRAGLGMTNGVVKLIPAVKVGHIGLYRDPKTLMPVEYYCKLPSDVAERDFILIDPMLATGNSLAASIDILKNKGAKNIKCMCLVASPEGIKLINDSHPDVDIYVAAVDEKLNDHGYIVPGLGDAGDRIFGTK; encoded by the coding sequence ATGAATGTTAAAGTGATTGATCATCCGTTAATTCAACACAAATTATCCCTAATACGCAATATACATACAGGAACCAAAGAATTTCGCGAATTATTAGAAGAAATTTCAATGTTAATGGCGTTTGAAATTACTCGGGATTTACCACTAGAAGATGTGGAAATCGAAACCCCAGTTGCCAAATGTACTTGTAAAATGTTATCAGGTAAAAAATTAGGTATTGTTCCCATCTTGCGAGCCGGTCTGGGTATGACAAATGGAGTAGTAAAACTTATTCCTGCTGTTAAAGTTGGGCATATTGGCCTCTATCGGGATCCAAAAACATTAATGCCAGTAGAATATTACTGCAAATTACCAAGTGATGTAGCAGAAAGAGATTTTATCTTAATTGATCCAATGCTTGCCACAGGTAATTCTTTAGCAGCATCGATTGATATTCTTAAAAATAAAGGTGCAAAAAACATTAAATGCATGTGCTTAGTTGCTTCTCCAGAAGGGATTAAATTGATTAACGACTCCCACCCTGATGTTGACATCTATGTAGCTGCTGTGGATGAAAAATTAAATGATCACGGTTATATTGTTCCTGGCCTAGGAGATGCGGGTGACCGTATTTTTGGCACAAAGTAG
- the splB gene encoding spore photoproduct lyase, which yields MSHIFVPKRVFFEPNALDYPKGKEMYERLQDMKVPISFTGSHNRVTGIPGKTTQEAYQEAKSTLVVGVRKKLDFAGCKPSAHYQLPLTTSCSSMCEYCYLATTLGKKPYLRVYVNIDEILDQASHYMKERAPEVTWFEGAATSDPIPTEYLTGLLYKTIEFFGAEPLGRFRFVTKHDQVDSLLTAKHQGHTRFRFSINAAEIIEKYEHKTPSLSQRVTAAAKVAIHGYPIGFIIAPIFFYPGWEVDYHELVKELDIQLPHEVRKDVTFELISHRFTTKAKRNILEIFPQTTLPLEEEERKYKYGQFGYGKYIYQSETMKDMKTYMQKEIQNYFPKAQIDYFV from the coding sequence ATGAGCCATATATTTGTTCCGAAAAGGGTATTTTTTGAACCGAATGCTTTGGATTATCCCAAGGGAAAAGAAATGTATGAACGGTTACAAGATATGAAGGTGCCAATTTCATTTACAGGTTCTCATAATCGAGTTACTGGCATACCTGGAAAAACGACCCAGGAGGCATACCAAGAGGCTAAAAGTACCTTAGTGGTAGGGGTTAGGAAGAAGTTAGATTTTGCTGGATGCAAGCCCTCGGCCCACTACCAACTGCCGTTAACGACGAGTTGTTCTAGCATGTGTGAATACTGTTATTTAGCGACTACTCTAGGTAAAAAACCTTACCTTAGAGTCTATGTAAATATTGATGAGATATTGGATCAGGCATCTCACTATATGAAGGAGCGGGCACCAGAGGTAACTTGGTTTGAAGGGGCTGCTACTTCTGATCCCATTCCTACAGAGTATTTGACAGGACTACTATATAAAACAATTGAGTTTTTTGGTGCAGAGCCTTTAGGACGATTCCGTTTTGTTACTAAGCATGATCAAGTGGATTCTCTATTAACAGCTAAGCATCAAGGACACACACGATTTCGCTTCAGTATAAACGCTGCAGAGATTATCGAAAAATATGAGCATAAAACACCATCACTTAGCCAAAGAGTTACTGCTGCTGCCAAAGTAGCAATTCATGGCTATCCCATTGGTTTTATTATTGCACCTATTTTTTTTTATCCAGGTTGGGAAGTCGATTATCATGAGTTAGTAAAAGAGCTAGATATACAGCTTCCCCATGAAGTACGTAAAGATGTTACCTTCGAATTAATATCTCATCGATTTACAACCAAGGCTAAAAGAAACATTCTAGAAATATTTCCGCAAACGACCTTGCCTTTAGAGGAAGAAGAACGTAAGTATAAGTACGGACAATTTGGCTATGGTAAGTATATTTATCAAAGTGAGACCATGAAGGATATGAAAACCTATATGCAAAAGGAAATACAGAATTATTTTCCCAAAGCTCAAATCGATTATTTTGTATAA
- the pnpS gene encoding two-component system histidine kinase PnpS — MLRWGIKLRLIVNYLILIIVTMSCLSGYLLWYFHRHNIEILTSSLLTHARVTEHFLESYMIGPTEKANIDNQIKELATKDDLRITVTNINGDVLADSWENPATMENHLHRPEISAALAGTVGTSIRYSTTLDQNMLYVANPILSGSEIVGAVRISSTLAAVEAGFNQIKSTLLVTMLLTSFLAILLSIRLAQKYTAPLEEITTAAQEMANGNLDRRLHIRTGDELELLAHTLNNLTSNLDDKISESTAETKKLDLILQHMDNAVILLDRYGRVTTANKMARESFGISDSMLHQHNMQVFGHSQLDRAVHQTLDQGKNIHIYLKTNIKNTPRVFQVFFAPITTTENEITAVLSVFHDVTALQDIHDRQADFVANASHELATPLTTIKGFTETLLDGAIEDPELSTKFLNIIHTESERMQRLIHELLQLAKLNSQEYRQQVTLEATPLNPLLYTTKEDLSTNAQEKNITVDIHTTADPIIMANPDWLKQILINLLDNSIKYTQPFGRVILTCFQENDEAILTIEDTGIGIPAKDLPLIFDRFYRVDRARSRSAGGTGLGLAIVKFIVEMHGGRIDVKSTVNIGTTFTITLPLA, encoded by the coding sequence ATGCTCAGATGGGGGATTAAATTAAGATTGATCGTTAACTATCTCATATTAATTATTGTAACGATGTCATGCTTAAGCGGGTATCTTCTTTGGTATTTTCACCGACATAATATAGAAATTCTCACCTCTAGCCTACTAACCCATGCAAGAGTTACAGAACATTTTTTAGAGAGCTATATGATAGGTCCAACTGAAAAAGCCAATATCGATAACCAAATCAAAGAATTAGCCACAAAGGACGACCTAAGGATCACTGTTACTAACATAAATGGGGATGTACTTGCTGATTCTTGGGAAAATCCAGCAACGATGGAAAATCACCTGCATAGGCCAGAAATTTCTGCTGCTCTCGCCGGAACAGTCGGCACATCCATCCGTTATAGTACTACTTTAGACCAGAATATGTTATATGTGGCAAACCCCATTCTAAGTGGCAGTGAAATCGTCGGTGCAGTGCGAATTTCTAGTACACTCGCCGCTGTTGAAGCTGGTTTTAATCAAATTAAATCTACCCTATTAGTGACTATGTTACTAACTTCTTTTTTGGCCATTCTCTTAAGCATTCGCTTGGCCCAAAAATATACAGCCCCTTTAGAGGAAATAACTACGGCTGCCCAAGAAATGGCGAATGGAAATTTAGATCGCAGGCTTCATATACGCACAGGCGATGAATTGGAACTTCTCGCTCATACTCTCAATAACTTGACCTCTAACTTAGATGATAAAATCAGCGAATCCACTGCAGAAACAAAAAAGCTGGACCTTATACTCCAGCATATGGATAACGCTGTTATCCTCCTTGATCGTTATGGTCGGGTAACGACGGCTAATAAAATGGCCCGTGAATCCTTTGGTATTAGTGATTCCATGTTACATCAACATAACATGCAAGTTTTCGGCCACAGTCAATTAGATAGGGCCGTACACCAAACACTTGACCAAGGGAAAAATATACACATCTATCTTAAAACAAATATCAAAAATACGCCTCGGGTTTTTCAAGTATTTTTTGCTCCTATTACCACTACAGAAAATGAAATCACAGCTGTTTTAAGCGTGTTCCATGATGTAACAGCTCTACAAGACATTCATGATCGGCAAGCTGACTTTGTCGCAAATGCCTCCCACGAACTTGCCACTCCTCTTACCACGATTAAAGGCTTTACTGAAACCCTCTTAGATGGGGCCATAGAGGATCCAGAACTGAGTACCAAATTCCTCAACATTATCCATACAGAATCAGAAAGAATGCAGCGTTTGATCCATGAATTATTACAATTGGCTAAACTCAATTCCCAAGAATACAGGCAACAAGTAACGCTAGAGGCGACCCCATTAAACCCATTACTCTATACTACCAAAGAAGACCTTAGCACCAATGCCCAAGAGAAAAATATTACCGTAGATATTCATACTACTGCTGACCCTATCATTATGGCGAATCCAGACTGGTTAAAACAAATTTTGATTAATCTACTTGATAATAGCATTAAATACACTCAACCTTTTGGTCGCGTAATCCTAACCTGTTTCCAGGAAAATGACGAAGCAATACTTACCATCGAAGATACTGGAATTGGTATTCCAGCAAAGGATCTACCCCTCATTTTTGATCGCTTTTATCGGGTTGATCGGGCCCGCTCTCGCAGTGCTGGCGGAACTGGACTCGGGCTTGCCATTGTCAAATTCATCGTCGAAATGCATGGCGGCAGAATCGATGTGAAAAGTACGGTTAATATCGGAACAACCTTTACCATTACATTACCGCTGGCATAA
- a CDS encoding GGDEF domain-containing protein, whose product MPAVLYNQLIKNQNYSQNEQNILNALEEILITRDVKTVFQPIVSLLDGNIFGYEALSRGPQGSMLERPDNLFAAAEKFNKLWELEFLCRSKAFTRLKGLAKDKMLFINVDPNIINDERFKKGATLEMLPTYDIDVSNIIFEITEKNSIDDYKSFRKVLDHYTSQGYKIAIDDTGSGYSGLKLLAETRPQFIKIDMDLVRNIDKDVLKQALMKAFQEFSIVTNMKIIAEGIETIDELNTLIQIGITYGQGYLLQRPAPEFLEINPLIKDNILQKNKEKKQEAFHTPLTMPIGEISRRDPGFPEQVTGCTVLDYFSKNPNLMGIPLLQGDVPVGLLMKNKFLAHLATQYGVAVYMNRSVGSLMDNNALIVDYDMPLEQVSKLAIARYEDSLYDYIIVTQKGKYYGVITVRQLLEKTTQLEINRAKHSNPLSGLPGNILIEEKLHQVIESEEPYSVLYFDLDNFKAYNDIYGFDNGDKILCMTAQIIQSQLKDAKMTDVFVGHIGGDDFIAVLRNVDIVSLCQTIIDYFDVRIRGFYTEIDQKLGYIVAKNRHGVEENFPIVSLSIAVVTSSGKKIRNPADIGEAASAVKKKCKLVWRSCYCID is encoded by the coding sequence ATGCCGGCGGTGCTGTATAATCAGTTAATAAAAAATCAGAATTACAGCCAAAATGAGCAAAACATTCTTAATGCACTAGAAGAAATTCTAATTACAAGAGATGTGAAGACGGTTTTTCAGCCTATTGTTTCCCTACTAGATGGAAATATCTTTGGCTATGAGGCTTTGAGTCGTGGTCCACAAGGATCAATGCTAGAGCGACCAGATAACTTATTTGCAGCGGCAGAAAAATTTAATAAACTATGGGAATTAGAGTTTCTCTGCCGGAGTAAAGCATTTACTAGATTAAAAGGTTTAGCAAAAGATAAAATGCTATTTATTAATGTAGACCCGAACATTATAAATGATGAACGGTTTAAAAAAGGCGCTACTTTAGAAATGTTGCCAACTTATGATATTGACGTTAGCAATATTATTTTTGAAATTACAGAAAAAAATTCCATTGATGATTATAAAAGTTTTCGCAAGGTTCTTGACCACTATACAAGTCAAGGTTACAAAATAGCAATTGATGATACAGGATCAGGGTACTCTGGTTTGAAACTATTAGCAGAAACTAGGCCTCAGTTCATTAAAATAGATATGGATTTGGTGCGAAATATTGATAAGGATGTTTTAAAACAAGCCTTGATGAAGGCCTTTCAAGAATTTTCTATTGTGACGAATATGAAAATCATAGCTGAGGGTATTGAAACCATTGATGAACTGAATACTTTAATTCAAATCGGTATAACTTATGGACAAGGGTATCTGCTACAAAGGCCAGCCCCTGAATTTCTAGAGATAAATCCTTTGATTAAAGATAATATTCTGCAAAAAAATAAGGAAAAAAAACAAGAAGCTTTTCATACACCCTTAACCATGCCGATTGGTGAAATAAGTAGGCGGGACCCTGGTTTTCCAGAACAGGTCACTGGCTGCACAGTGCTGGACTACTTTAGTAAGAATCCGAACTTAATGGGGATACCTCTTTTGCAAGGGGATGTTCCCGTTGGACTGTTGATGAAGAATAAGTTTCTCGCTCATTTAGCCACTCAATATGGAGTTGCTGTTTATATGAATCGCAGCGTTGGCTCCCTAATGGATAATAATGCATTGATCGTAGATTATGATATGCCATTAGAACAGGTATCAAAATTAGCAATTGCAAGATATGAGGACAGCCTATATGACTATATCATTGTAACCCAGAAGGGAAAATATTATGGTGTGATTACCGTAAGACAACTCTTAGAGAAAACGACCCAGTTAGAAATTAATCGAGCAAAGCATAGCAATCCACTAAGTGGCCTACCAGGCAATATATTAATTGAAGAAAAATTGCATCAGGTCATTGAATCAGAAGAACCGTATTCCGTACTATATTTTGATCTTGATAATTTTAAAGCCTATAACGATATTTATGGCTTTGATAATGGTGACAAAATTTTGTGCATGACAGCTCAGATTATCCAGTCCCAATTAAAGGATGCGAAAATGACAGATGTATTTGTAGGCCATATTGGTGGCGATGACTTTATTGCGGTACTGCGTAATGTTGATATTGTGTCTCTTTGTCAAACAATTATAGATTATTTTGATGTGAGGATACGGGGATTTTACACAGAGATAGATCAAAAGCTGGGGTATATTGTTGCGAAAAATAGACATGGTGTAGAAGAAAACTTTCCAATTGTATCCTTGTCTATTGCTGTAGTAACCAGTAGTGGGAAAAAAATTAGAAATCCCGCTGACATCGGAGAAGCCGCTAGTGCCGTGAAAAAGAAATGTAAGCTAGTATGGCGGAGTTGCTATTGTATTGATTAA
- a CDS encoding phosphate ABC transporter substrate-binding protein, producing MKFLKKSKMLVAAVALMLGVSLIAGCGGKKEEAKATDIQGTVTASGSTALLPLLKPAQEAFQKKYEKVTVNVAGGGSFTGLNQVAAGSVNIGNSDVAATGEYKDKGLVDHQVAVAPFVFIANNDVSVDNLTGQQYVDIMTGKITNWKDVGGKDQKITLVHRAKSSGSRATIAEVVLKGVEFTDNAVIQDSNGAVRSAIASTPGAIGYVDAAYVDASVKALAFNGEKYTPDAVINGKYPVYAYEHMYTKGEATGAVKAFIDYVMSSEFQDAFVAKNGFVPITKMKK from the coding sequence ATGAAGTTCTTGAAAAAATCGAAAATGCTCGTGGCAGCTGTAGCATTAATGCTAGGTGTTAGTCTGATTGCTGGCTGTGGCGGTAAAAAAGAAGAAGCAAAAGCTACAGATATTCAAGGAACAGTGACTGCTTCTGGTTCTACAGCTCTTCTCCCTTTATTAAAGCCGGCTCAGGAAGCCTTTCAAAAAAAATATGAGAAAGTTACTGTTAACGTTGCAGGTGGTGGTTCCTTCACTGGTTTGAATCAAGTAGCAGCCGGTTCAGTGAACATAGGTAACTCAGATGTCGCAGCTACTGGTGAATATAAAGATAAAGGTCTTGTAGACCATCAAGTAGCAGTTGCTCCTTTTGTGTTCATTGCTAATAATGATGTGAGTGTTGATAACCTGACTGGGCAACAATATGTTGATATTATGACTGGTAAAATCACCAATTGGAAAGATGTTGGTGGTAAAGATCAAAAAATCACTTTGGTTCACCGGGCAAAATCATCTGGCTCTCGTGCGACCATTGCTGAAGTAGTACTTAAAGGTGTTGAATTCACGGATAACGCTGTTATTCAAGACTCCAATGGAGCTGTAAGATCTGCGATTGCCAGCACACCTGGTGCCATTGGTTATGTTGATGCCGCATATGTTGATGCTTCCGTAAAAGCACTTGCTTTTAATGGCGAAAAATATACTCCTGATGCTGTGATAAACGGCAAATATCCTGTATATGCTTATGAACATATGTATACGAAAGGCGAGGCTACTGGTGCAGTTAAAGCTTTTATTGACTACGTAATGAGCAGCGAGTTCCAAGATGCCTTTGTTGCAAAAAATGGTTTTGTACCTATCACTAAAATGAAAAAATAG
- a CDS encoding methyl-accepting chemotaxis protein, translating to MYKKLVQFLKSTSVLKYMETKHARFKKSRKNILTFLRNRNMNFLRQIPWKISWSSLATQATIGIILICVVPLSLIGWYFTKQTMESLTQAAIDKNNKVADRIASDIGANIQAKKNFLMITSSTAAIRGLDKEAVKNYLAQVKPYYGSNEALFVAQKDGMQIWRTDSGALVNVADRSYFQKNLQGVVEFSDPIHSKVNNQLTIIASVPIFGTDNKVQGALGANLSMQNVNNVVEQILSQNPGYSITIINKNRVPLFYQSDSSAVEESKQLNEEYYKEAVEKQTGNTIGMFRNQEYFISYRPIANTDWIAVSAYSKDTALQAAFDVIENSTKIIFFMIIMLLIIGLFVMRKALAPLQKLAEGADIVAQGNLTHTMDNYKHDELGHVATAFNSMTVSLRDIVQSVKQSSTHVLEATNTVAATSEQSRVGSIQVSQSVAAIAEQIAKQGKDTKTTEELLQKLVGITAGVSDSIHQTAEFTDACSLAATQGQQVINDTVTKMQNIKGLVASTAKTVGVLGESTREISTITGMITEIAKQTNLLALNAAIEAARAGDAGRGFAVVADEVRKLAEQSATATKSISSIINKIQSESSGAVLAMQQSFENVEQGVEVAQSSGMAFKKIVEAIGHVQQKANAIISETESQVRLCRDAMETVTNINALAANNTSGAQEIATVCEEQAACAQDITSSTEKLQEMAYKLETLVMQFKA from the coding sequence ATGTATAAGAAACTTGTACAGTTTTTAAAAAGCACATCTGTACTTAAATATATGGAGACAAAACACGCTAGATTTAAAAAAAGTAGGAAGAATATTCTTACATTCCTGCGTAATCGTAATATGAATTTTTTGCGGCAAATTCCGTGGAAAATATCTTGGTCATCATTGGCGACCCAGGCGACGATCGGTATTATTCTTATATGTGTTGTACCTTTGAGTTTGATCGGTTGGTATTTTACTAAGCAAACAATGGAAAGTTTAACCCAAGCTGCGATTGATAAAAATAATAAAGTTGCTGACCGAATTGCCAGTGATATTGGGGCTAATATTCAGGCGAAAAAGAATTTCTTAATGATTACCAGCTCAACTGCTGCTATTCGTGGATTGGATAAAGAGGCAGTAAAAAACTACCTTGCTCAGGTTAAGCCTTATTATGGTAGTAACGAGGCTCTTTTTGTTGCTCAGAAAGATGGTATGCAAATTTGGCGTACTGACAGTGGAGCGTTAGTCAATGTTGCTGATCGAAGCTACTTTCAAAAAAACCTTCAAGGAGTAGTTGAATTTTCTGATCCGATACATAGTAAGGTGAATAATCAGTTAACCATCATAGCATCGGTACCTATTTTTGGTACGGATAATAAAGTCCAGGGAGCGCTGGGGGCAAATCTCTCCATGCAGAATGTAAATAATGTAGTAGAGCAGATCTTGTCCCAGAATCCAGGTTATTCGATTACGATCATTAACAAGAATCGAGTCCCGTTATTTTATCAAAGTGATTCATCGGCAGTTGAAGAATCAAAACAATTAAATGAAGAATATTATAAAGAAGCTGTGGAAAAACAAACAGGTAATACGATTGGAATGTTTCGTAACCAAGAATATTTTATCTCCTATCGACCCATTGCCAATACGGATTGGATTGCGGTGTCGGCTTATTCCAAAGATACCGCACTCCAAGCCGCATTTGATGTGATTGAAAATAGCACAAAGATTATCTTCTTTATGATTATCATGCTTCTTATTATTGGTTTATTTGTGATGAGAAAAGCCCTTGCTCCTTTACAGAAATTAGCTGAGGGTGCAGATATTGTAGCTCAGGGAAATCTAACCCATACTATGGATAACTATAAGCATGATGAGTTAGGCCATGTCGCTACGGCTTTTAATAGCATGACGGTTAGTTTAAGGGACATTGTTCAGTCAGTAAAACAATCCTCTACCCATGTGTTAGAAGCAACAAATACGGTAGCGGCTACTTCTGAACAATCACGGGTAGGCAGTATTCAAGTTTCCCAGTCAGTTGCTGCAATTGCTGAACAAATCGCCAAACAAGGGAAAGATACGAAAACAACGGAAGAACTGTTACAAAAGTTAGTAGGTATTACGGCTGGAGTTTCGGATAGTATTCACCAGACTGCAGAATTTACAGATGCCTGTTCCCTAGCGGCCACCCAAGGGCAGCAGGTCATCAATGATACGGTAACTAAGATGCAAAATATTAAGGGACTTGTTGCTAGTACTGCAAAAACTGTTGGAGTACTAGGGGAAAGTACTAGAGAAATTAGTACCATCACAGGGATGATTACTGAAATCGCGAAACAAACCAATTTGTTGGCCTTAAATGCAGCCATTGAAGCGGCTAGGGCGGGAGATGCGGGCCGAGGATTTGCCGTAGTAGCAGATGAAGTTCGTAAATTGGCTGAACAATCAGCAACGGCTACTAAAAGTATCTCTTCCATTATAAATAAAATCCAATCTGAAAGTAGTGGCGCTGTACTTGCGATGCAACAAAGTTTTGAGAATGTAGAGCAAGGGGTAGAAGTTGCACAAAGTAGTGGTATGGCATTTAAGAAAATCGTTGAAGCTATCGGTCATGTACAACAAAAGGCCAATGCCATTATCTCTGAAACAGAGAGTCAGGTTAGATTATGTAGAGATGCCATGGAGACCGTTACCAATATTAATGCCTTAGCAGCCAATAATACCAGTGGTGCTCAAGAAATCGCCACAGTATGTGAAGAACAAGCAGCTTGTGCGCAAGATATTACTTCTTCGACAGAGAAGTTACAAGAGATGGCTTACAAGTTAGAAACCTTAGTAATGCAGTTTAAAGCTTAA
- a CDS encoding HD-GYP domain-containing protein, which produces MVARGVFDKYRGWRRSTSLSDKKKGNKILQVLKENIDFLQKLIDTIPNPIFYKDCKGIYQGCNRAFESYIGKEKSQIIGKNVHELSSNNLSFTYYKMDEELFLHPGVQNYESCVQYADGTQHDVIFDKATYTNTNNEIAGLVGVITDITERKKMELELKRSTEKLNNILEQIVRAMATVTETRDMYTAGHQRRVSELAVAIAHEMQMSDEVIKSVQVAGMLHDIGKISVPAEILTKPNALSTHEFGIIREHAEAGYLILSSIEFPWPIAEIVYQHHERVNGTGYPKGLKGEEMLLPAKIIAVADVVEAMASHRPYRASQGIVQALLEINSNRGSLYDEEVVLACIKVFERKAPFTV; this is translated from the coding sequence GTGGTTGCAAGAGGAGTATTTGATAAATATAGAGGCTGGCGAAGAAGTACGTCCTTATCTGATAAAAAAAAGGGTAACAAGATACTTCAAGTACTAAAAGAAAATATTGATTTTCTGCAAAAGTTAATTGATACAATTCCCAATCCTATATTTTATAAAGATTGTAAAGGTATTTATCAAGGTTGTAATCGTGCTTTTGAAAGCTATATTGGCAAAGAGAAATCGCAAATAATTGGTAAGAATGTTCATGAACTGTCTTCTAATAACTTATCATTTACATATTATAAAATGGATGAAGAATTATTCCTACATCCTGGTGTTCAAAATTATGAAAGTTGTGTACAATATGCGGATGGTACTCAACACGATGTTATCTTTGACAAAGCTACCTACACCAATACCAATAATGAAATTGCTGGCCTGGTTGGGGTGATAACTGATATTACAGAACGTAAAAAAATGGAGTTGGAACTAAAAAGGAGCACGGAAAAATTAAATAATATATTAGAACAAATTGTTCGTGCTATGGCAACTGTTACTGAAACTCGGGATATGTATACAGCTGGACATCAGCGGCGCGTATCTGAACTTGCAGTAGCAATCGCGCATGAAATGCAGATGTCTGATGAGGTCATTAAATCTGTTCAGGTTGCGGGAATGTTGCATGATATTGGAAAAATTTCCGTTCCTGCAGAAATACTAACAAAACCGAATGCGTTAAGTACTCATGAATTTGGAATCATTCGTGAGCACGCAGAGGCAGGTTACTTAATTCTAAGTTCCATTGAATTTCCTTGGCCGATAGCGGAAATTGTTTACCAACATCATGAAAGGGTAAATGGCACAGGGTATCCAAAGGGTTTGAAAGGGGAAGAGATGTTACTACCAGCGAAAATTATTGCCGTCGCAGATGTGGTAGAAGCTATGGCGTCTCATCGGCCTTACAGGGCTAGCCAAGGAATTGTTCAAGCATTACTTGAAATAAATTCAAATCGTGGAAGTCTCTATGATGAAGAAGTAGTATTAGCTTGTATTAAAGTTTTTGAAAGAAAGGCTCCCTTTACGGTTTAA
- a CDS encoding aspartate kinase — MALIVKKFGGSSVATPEKIMAVAQRVLREKGPEDKMVVVVSAMGDTTDDLISLANTLVGQPYTYAREMDMLLSTGEQVTIALLAMTFNKLGHPAISLTGPQAGIKTNCAYTKGKILNVNPKRVLDQLDKGNIVVVAGFQGSNAEGDILTLGRGGSDTSAVALAGALKADVCEIFTDVDGIYSADPRVVKNARRMKEITCDEMLEMARLGAVVMQPRSVEMGKHYGVPIHVRSTFTQDSGTFIKEVCTMEEKEFVIKGVTHDTNVAKIGLLGVPNRPGIAFKIFSALATANIDVDMIVQSIRNTDKNIIDMLFTIALPDLAQTKKIVEELGKEMQVAGILLDDNVAKVSIVGAGMLGSPGIAANMFGALSDAEVNIEVISTSEISISCLIQAERVKEAVNAIHNRFFPEE, encoded by the coding sequence ATGGCTTTAATTGTAAAAAAATTTGGCGGGAGTTCCGTTGCTACACCTGAAAAAATTATGGCAGTAGCCCAGCGGGTATTACGCGAAAAAGGTCCTGAAGATAAAATGGTTGTAGTGGTATCAGCAATGGGAGATACTACTGATGATTTAATATCCTTAGCCAATACCTTAGTTGGGCAACCTTATACATATGCTCGTGAAATGGACATGCTATTATCAACGGGCGAGCAGGTTACCATTGCCTTACTAGCGATGACCTTCAATAAATTAGGGCATCCTGCAATTTCCCTTACTGGGCCGCAAGCTGGTATAAAAACCAATTGCGCTTATACAAAAGGTAAAATTCTAAATGTCAATCCTAAGAGAGTTTTAGACCAGCTTGATAAAGGTAATATCGTTGTTGTCGCTGGTTTTCAAGGCTCTAATGCAGAGGGAGACATTCTGACCTTAGGTCGTGGTGGATCTGACACTTCAGCCGTGGCCTTAGCTGGGGCGCTCAAGGCAGATGTATGTGAAATATTCACGGATGTAGATGGTATCTATTCTGCGGATCCTAGGGTTGTAAAAAATGCTCGTCGCATGAAAGAGATTACTTGTGATGAAATGTTGGAAATGGCTAGGTTAGGGGCAGTTGTTATGCAGCCTCGCTCAGTGGAAATGGGTAAACATTATGGTGTACCTATTCATGTACGTTCAACTTTCACCCAAGATTCAGGCACATTTATTAAGGAGGTATGTACAATGGAAGAAAAGGAATTTGTAATTAAAGGGGTCACCCACGACACTAATGTAGCTAAAATAGGATTATTAGGCGTTCCCAATCGACCTGGTATTGCTTTCAAAATTTTCTCAGCTTTAGCAACAGCCAATATTGATGTAGACATGATTGTACAGAGCATTCGTAATACTGATAAAAATATAATTGATATGTTATTTACCATAGCCTTGCCTGATCTTGCTCAAACTAAGAAAATCGTAGAAGAGTTAGGAAAAGAAATGCAAGTCGCTGGAATTCTTCTAGACGATAATGTAGCCAAAGTATCTATAGTTGGTGCAGGCATGTTAGGAAGCCCCGGTATCGCCGCCAATATGTTTGGGGCTTTATCCGATGCTGAGGTAAACATCGAAGTTATTAGTACCTCGGAAATAAGTATTTCCTGTCTCATCCAAGCCGAAAGAGTAAAAGAGGCCGTCAATGCCATTCATAATCGCTTCTTCCCTGAAGAGTAA